In Saccharothrix syringae, the following are encoded in one genomic region:
- a CDS encoding class I SAM-dependent methyltransferase — protein MSAIPPPTWYVDFFTELPNEFWRRAVPPEVTVEEIDFVEQRLGLAPRSAVLDVPCGSGRHSLELARRGHRVTGVDLSAEAIGHARRAAAGLDVEFVHADMREIPRHGGFDAAVCLGNSFGYLELDGLREFAAALGGAVRPGGGLVVDFASAAESILPGYRAEPRTMTTGDITVLATGEYDVPGSRVLSRYRFTRGGEELDVTAIHHVYTVAQVVDLLSGNGFTDVELFGGPGGEPYGVGAGRLLLTARRTG, from the coding sequence GTGTCCGCAATTCCTCCCCCCACCTGGTACGTGGATTTCTTCACCGAACTGCCCAACGAGTTCTGGCGGCGCGCCGTGCCGCCGGAGGTCACCGTCGAGGAGATCGACTTCGTCGAGCAGCGCCTCGGTCTCGCGCCGCGCTCGGCGGTCCTGGACGTGCCGTGCGGCAGCGGGCGCCACAGCCTGGAGCTCGCCCGGCGCGGGCACCGGGTGACCGGGGTCGACCTGTCCGCCGAGGCGATCGGGCACGCCCGGCGCGCCGCCGCCGGGCTCGACGTCGAGTTCGTCCACGCCGACATGCGGGAGATCCCGCGGCACGGCGGGTTCGACGCCGCGGTGTGCCTGGGCAACAGCTTCGGCTACCTGGAGCTCGACGGCCTGCGGGAGTTCGCCGCCGCGCTGGGCGGGGCCGTCCGGCCCGGCGGCGGGCTGGTCGTCGACTTCGCCTCGGCGGCCGAGTCGATCCTGCCCGGTTACCGGGCCGAGCCGCGGACCATGACGACCGGGGACATCACCGTGCTCGCCACCGGCGAGTACGACGTTCCCGGGAGCCGGGTGCTCAGCCGCTACCGGTTCACCCGTGGCGGGGAAGAACTCGACGTGACCGCGATCCACCACGTGTACACGGTGGCGCAGGTCGTCGACCTGTTGTCCGGCAACGGGTTCACCGATGTCGAGCTGTTCGGCGGCCCGGGTGGCGAACCCTACGGGGTCGGTGCCGGCAGGCTGCTGCTGACCGCGCGCCGAACGGGCTGA
- a CDS encoding nSTAND1 domain-containing NTPase produces the protein MIERALVRVFGDGGPVGVGFLVSADTVLTCAHVVGDAEAVELDFPVLGATARARVAHRPDGVDLVCLRLETTPPGAGPVRVVAVDDVRGHRVRTFGVPNRRPAGVWSQGVVRGPIADGRLHIEDDRAHGLPMLRGFSGGPVVDEDLNAVIGMVVEVEARQEHRIGYALSGEALHDAWPGLAAVNDQPNPFRGLEPFQREDAEWFFGRAGRTDELVRRLDRDGVLVVTGPSGCGKSSLVLAGLLPRLGEAVVVRPAAGGSPWAALATALGVEEVAPDRVGEVVDRRLTRSGLRRLTLVVDQFDEALARHPDESAALLAALLDTAEAHHRTPRVDLVVTTTTEPLDRLLADPAFGSRLAGRTDTLGAPGPAELREVVEGPLAVPGMPVLEPGLADVLLEDLDGERNPLPLLEFTLTLLWERQHRGVLTHRAYRELGGVGGAVSTYAEQVWRRFDPEQVRRVLTQLVSPLANGGFTRRAVPLEELGPVAVELARTRLVTLGPAAVELAHESLVRHWDRLRGWVEADRDFRLWQDEVDRLAGRWAVRRDRALLPRGRAVRRAAALLGERGAELTDRQRRFVDAAVRGRRRRVAVRGGAVALVVALGASLAFAATRLTDEQDLARASGAAATLLGRVDPWQPETWLDGSVRAWLTADSPGTRGALLSVARSVRHAEVLVPGTALPSPAGTRVVRLGGDHRVAEVWDVASTPAVKVPVTGGGIEPRWLGEDRFAESGEGAVRVRDAATGAVLRTIATGGGEVEADPSGRWLALAPHDRSEVRLVDLGTGTETTLTAPGTFAQGLPAVDEVSLRYVLPTGEVVVEGRGTWFGLTAAGTRELPAARYDQTTADEPLEFRCDGGTLVSRGAITGTERARLTPEGLFCAHDEDVPRFSGDGRAWAVTEVGGSELVQALWVGRTDAPGDRLVTWVPSGTEVAAVEQESSGAFRVLLGQRGAVLVVRVPPPDALDRALVEARGAEVTPDGGHVLLFRADGAVETWRTATRSRVAGVVTAPPHEDNGLPDAHAVSPDSRTLATRTPDDRVRLWNLPDLAPLGELSAPGPEPTPPDGEPALPSFLDDDRLLVRRVNDLSVWSARSGERLGATVALPPGTAQPRVAADGGELVVVGGDGFTRRYALADGHEVAGSRFRHGEADPPGGPIAVRDGRVAVARAGAVEVFDLGTGEPLDRLDTPPGAVVGALRFRDDPDELEVTLVEQGSGAEQVELWTRNVLWGLPALLGRDDTRLEDVPARAWRVNVDGQVDGLEPGDPRAWSEAVCGLARRSGLAEGPDDLPEGAFAGEVC, from the coding sequence GTGATCGAGCGGGCGCTGGTGCGCGTCTTCGGGGACGGCGGACCGGTCGGCGTCGGCTTCCTGGTCTCCGCGGACACCGTGCTGACCTGCGCCCACGTGGTCGGGGACGCCGAGGCCGTCGAGCTGGACTTCCCGGTCCTGGGCGCGACCGCGCGGGCCCGCGTGGCGCACCGCCCCGACGGCGTGGACCTGGTGTGCCTGCGGTTGGAGACCACCCCGCCGGGGGCCGGGCCGGTGCGGGTCGTCGCCGTCGACGACGTCCGCGGCCACCGGGTGCGCACCTTCGGCGTCCCGAACCGGCGGCCGGCGGGGGTGTGGTCGCAGGGCGTGGTGCGCGGGCCGATCGCGGACGGGCGGCTGCACATCGAGGACGACCGCGCCCACGGCCTGCCGATGCTCCGGGGCTTCAGCGGCGGCCCGGTGGTCGACGAGGACCTGAACGCGGTGATCGGCATGGTCGTGGAGGTCGAGGCGCGCCAAGAGCACCGGATCGGCTACGCCCTGTCCGGCGAGGCCCTGCACGACGCGTGGCCCGGCCTGGCCGCGGTCAACGACCAGCCGAACCCGTTCCGCGGCCTGGAGCCGTTCCAGCGCGAGGACGCCGAGTGGTTCTTCGGCCGCGCCGGGCGGACCGACGAGCTGGTCCGCCGGCTCGACCGCGACGGCGTCCTGGTGGTCACCGGCCCGTCCGGCTGCGGCAAGTCGTCGCTGGTGCTGGCCGGGCTGCTGCCCCGGCTCGGCGAGGCGGTCGTGGTCCGCCCGGCCGCCGGCGGTTCGCCGTGGGCGGCGCTGGCCACCGCGCTGGGCGTCGAGGAGGTCGCCCCGGACCGCGTCGGCGAGGTGGTCGACCGCCGCCTCACCCGGTCCGGCCTGCGCCGGCTGACCCTCGTGGTCGACCAGTTCGACGAGGCCCTGGCGCGCCACCCCGACGAGTCGGCCGCCCTGCTCGCCGCCCTGCTGGACACCGCCGAGGCGCACCACCGCACCCCGCGGGTGGACCTGGTGGTCACCACCACCACCGAGCCGCTGGACCGCCTGCTGGCCGACCCGGCGTTCGGCTCGCGGCTGGCCGGCCGCACCGACACCCTCGGCGCGCCGGGCCCGGCGGAGCTGCGGGAGGTGGTCGAGGGGCCGCTGGCCGTGCCCGGGATGCCGGTGCTGGAACCGGGGCTCGCCGACGTGCTGCTGGAGGACCTGGACGGCGAGCGGAACCCGCTGCCGCTGCTGGAGTTCACCCTGACCCTGCTGTGGGAGCGGCAGCACCGCGGCGTGCTGACCCACCGGGCGTACCGGGAGCTGGGCGGCGTCGGCGGCGCGGTGTCCACCTACGCCGAGCAGGTGTGGCGGCGGTTCGACCCCGAGCAGGTCCGCCGGGTGCTGACCCAGCTGGTCAGCCCGCTGGCCAACGGCGGCTTCACCCGCCGCGCCGTGCCGTTGGAGGAGCTGGGGCCGGTCGCGGTCGAGCTGGCCCGCACCCGCCTGGTCACCCTCGGGCCGGCCGCGGTGGAGCTGGCGCACGAGTCGCTGGTGCGGCACTGGGACCGGCTGCGCGGCTGGGTGGAGGCCGACCGCGACTTCCGGCTCTGGCAGGACGAGGTCGACCGCCTGGCCGGCCGCTGGGCGGTCCGCCGGGACCGGGCGCTGCTGCCGCGCGGCCGGGCGGTCCGGCGGGCCGCGGCGCTGCTCGGGGAGCGCGGCGCGGAGCTGACCGACCGGCAGCGCCGGTTCGTCGACGCCGCCGTGCGGGGCCGCAGGCGCCGGGTCGCCGTGCGGGGCGGGGCCGTCGCCCTGGTGGTGGCCCTGGGCGCCTCGCTGGCCTTCGCGGCGACCCGGCTCACGGACGAGCAGGACCTCGCGCGGGCGTCGGGCGCGGCGGCCACCCTGCTCGGCCGGGTGGACCCGTGGCAGCCGGAGACCTGGCTCGACGGCTCCGTCCGGGCCTGGCTGACCGCGGACTCCCCGGGCACCAGGGGCGCGCTGCTCTCGGTGGCCCGGTCCGTGCGGCACGCCGAGGTGCTGGTGCCCGGCACCGCCCTGCCCAGCCCGGCGGGCACCAGGGTCGTCCGGCTGGGCGGGGACCACCGGGTGGCGGAGGTGTGGGACGTGGCCTCGACGCCCGCGGTGAAGGTGCCGGTGACCGGCGGCGGGATCGAACCGCGGTGGCTCGGCGAGGACCGGTTCGCCGAGAGCGGCGAGGGCGCCGTCCGGGTCCGCGACGCCGCCACCGGCGCCGTGCTGCGCACCATCGCGACCGGGGGCGGCGAGGTCGAGGCCGACCCGTCCGGCCGGTGGCTCGCGCTCGCGCCCCACGACCGGTCCGAGGTCCGCCTGGTCGACCTGGGCACCGGCACCGAGACCACGCTCACCGCGCCCGGCACGTTCGCCCAGGGCCTCCCCGCGGTCGACGAGGTGTCCCTCCGGTACGTGCTGCCCACCGGCGAGGTCGTCGTGGAGGGGCGGGGCACGTGGTTCGGCCTGACCGCGGCGGGCACCCGCGAACTGCCCGCGGCCCGGTACGACCAGACCACCGCCGACGAGCCGCTGGAGTTCCGGTGCGACGGCGGCACGCTGGTCTCGCGCGGCGCGATCACCGGGACCGAGCGGGCGCGGCTCACCCCGGAGGGCCTGTTCTGCGCGCACGACGAGGACGTGCCCAGGTTCAGCGGCGACGGCCGGGCGTGGGCGGTCACCGAGGTCGGCGGCAGCGAGCTCGTGCAGGCGCTGTGGGTGGGCCGGACCGACGCGCCCGGCGACCGGCTGGTCACGTGGGTGCCGTCCGGCACCGAGGTCGCGGCGGTCGAGCAGGAGAGCTCCGGCGCGTTCCGGGTGCTGCTGGGGCAGCGGGGTGCGGTCCTGGTGGTGCGCGTACCGCCGCCGGACGCGCTGGACCGGGCGCTGGTCGAGGCGCGCGGCGCCGAGGTCACCCCCGACGGCGGGCACGTCCTGCTGTTCCGGGCGGACGGCGCGGTCGAGACCTGGCGGACCGCGACCAGGTCGCGGGTCGCCGGGGTGGTCACCGCCCCGCCGCACGAGGACAACGGCCTGCCCGACGCCCACGCCGTGTCACCCGACTCCCGGACCCTGGCCACCCGGACCCCCGACGACCGCGTCCGGCTGTGGAACCTGCCCGACCTGGCGCCGCTCGGCGAGCTGTCCGCGCCCGGCCCGGAACCGACCCCACCGGACGGGGAACCCGCGCTGCCGTCGTTCCTGGACGACGACCGCCTGCTGGTGCGGCGCGTGAACGACCTGAGCGTGTGGTCCGCCAGGTCCGGCGAACGCCTCGGCGCCACGGTCGCGCTGCCGCCCGGAACCGCCCAACCGCGGGTGGCCGCGGACGGCGGCGAACTGGTCGTGGTGGGCGGCGACGGCTTCACCCGCCGCTACGCCCTCGCCGACGGGCACGAGGTCGCGGGCTCCCGCTTCCGCCACGGCGAGGCCGATCCGCCGGGCGGCCCGATCGCCGTGCGCGACGGGCGGGTCGCCGTCGCCCGCGCCGGCGCGGTCGAGGTGTTCGACCTGGGCACCGGCGAGCCGCTGGACCGCCTGGACACCCCTCCCGGGGCGGTGGTGGGCGCGCTGCGGTTCCGCGACGACCCCGACGAGCTGGAGGTCACCCTCGTCGAACAGGGCAGCGGTGCCGAGCAGGTGGAGCTGTGGACGCGCAACGTGCTGTGGGGCCTGCCCGCGCTGCTCGGCCGCGACGACACGCGCCTGGAGGACGTGCCCGCCCGCGCCTGGCGGGTCAACGTGGACGGCCAGGTCGACGGCCTGGAGCCCGGTGACCCGCGGGCGTGGTCGGAGGCGGTGTGCGGGCTGGCGCGGCGCAGCGGGTTGGCCGAGGGGCCCGACGACCTGCCCGAGGGGGCGTTCGCGGGCGAGGTCTGCTGA
- a CDS encoding LysR family transcriptional regulator, whose amino-acid sequence MIDNRAVELRDIEIFLTLAEELHFGRTADRLRLTTARVSQSVRKQERLIGAPLFDRTTRVVRLTPLGEQLRTDLKAAYDQVRTAIDAARRTARDTPATLTLGVFGPHAYELAPVIDRFRSRNPHCELLFREVHFSDPFGALRAGQVDLQTCWLPVREPDLTVGPTVITDPLLLMVSTGHPLAARESVLLEDLGDCVVPRMEGSAPAYWEAAVLPSRTPGGRPVPRGPGVATFQEIQAVVAADQAVCVVFAEASRYYQRPGITYLPIRDAPLGRWALVWRTATATPLVQRFADTAHELDLAAARSSSTAPGG is encoded by the coding sequence GTGATTGATAATCGGGCGGTGGAGCTGCGCGACATCGAGATCTTCCTGACCTTGGCCGAGGAGCTGCACTTCGGCCGCACCGCCGACCGGCTGCGCCTGACCACGGCCCGGGTCAGCCAGTCCGTCCGGAAGCAGGAACGGCTCATCGGCGCGCCGCTGTTCGACCGCACCACCCGCGTGGTTCGCCTGACGCCCCTCGGTGAGCAGCTCCGCACCGACCTCAAGGCCGCCTACGACCAGGTCCGGACCGCGATCGACGCCGCGAGGAGAACCGCCCGCGACACCCCCGCGACCCTGACCCTCGGCGTGTTCGGGCCCCACGCGTACGAACTCGCCCCGGTCATCGACCGGTTCCGCTCCCGGAACCCGCACTGCGAGCTGCTGTTCCGCGAGGTGCACTTCAGCGACCCGTTCGGCGCGCTGCGGGCCGGTCAGGTCGACCTGCAGACGTGCTGGCTCCCGGTGCGGGAACCGGATCTCACCGTCGGGCCCACCGTGATCACCGACCCGCTCCTGCTGATGGTCTCCACCGGCCACCCCCTGGCCGCGCGGGAGTCGGTGCTCCTGGAAGACCTCGGCGACTGCGTCGTGCCCCGGATGGAGGGCTCCGCCCCCGCCTACTGGGAAGCCGCGGTCCTGCCGTCCCGCACACCGGGCGGGCGCCCGGTACCGCGCGGCCCGGGGGTCGCCACGTTCCAGGAGATCCAGGCGGTCGTCGCGGCCGACCAGGCCGTCTGCGTCGTGTTCGCCGAGGCCAGCCGCTACTACCAGCGACCCGGCATCACCTACCTGCCCATCCGGGACGCCCCGCTGGGCCGGTGGGCCCTCGTCTGGCGCACCGCGACCGCGACACCGCTCGTACAGCGCTTCGCGGACACCGCGCACGAACTCGACCTCGCGGCGGCGCGGTCGTCGTCGACCGCACCCGGCGGGTAG
- a CDS encoding SDR family NAD(P)-dependent oxidoreductase codes for MSKVWFVTGSSRGLGRCFVEAALSRGDKVAATARNTASLGELVAAHGDAVLPLALDVTDRAAVFDGVRRAKEHFGRLDVIVNNAGYAQVGAIEELTERQLRDQLETNLFGAVWVVQAALPHLREQGAGHVIQMSSVAGLIAMPLGGAYHLSKWAVEALNETLVREVADFGVKVTIVEPAGFATRGGKNPDPLDNGHLAEPNPVYDGLRRRLAGLVGGKPAGDPVAAARTLLEIVDSDDPPLRVLFGQGFHDMIEQVYAERLKTWADGRDLSIAAHGNLGQTAPAV; via the coding sequence ATGAGCAAGGTCTGGTTCGTCACCGGTTCGTCGCGCGGCCTGGGCCGCTGCTTCGTCGAGGCCGCCCTGTCCCGCGGCGACAAGGTGGCCGCGACCGCCCGGAACACCGCGAGCCTCGGTGAACTGGTCGCCGCCCACGGCGACGCGGTGCTCCCGCTCGCGCTGGACGTGACCGACAGGGCCGCCGTCTTCGACGGTGTGCGGCGGGCCAAGGAGCACTTCGGCAGGCTCGACGTCATCGTGAACAACGCCGGCTACGCCCAGGTGGGCGCGATCGAGGAGCTGACCGAGCGGCAACTGCGCGACCAGCTCGAGACCAACCTGTTCGGCGCGGTGTGGGTCGTCCAGGCCGCGCTGCCCCACCTGCGCGAGCAGGGCGCGGGGCACGTCATCCAGATGTCCTCGGTCGCCGGGCTGATCGCGATGCCGCTCGGCGGCGCGTACCACCTCTCCAAGTGGGCCGTCGAGGCGCTGAACGAAACCCTCGTCCGCGAGGTCGCCGACTTCGGCGTCAAGGTGACCATCGTCGAGCCCGCGGGCTTCGCCACCAGGGGCGGCAAGAACCCGGACCCGCTCGACAACGGCCACCTGGCCGAGCCCAACCCGGTCTACGACGGTCTCCGCCGGCGCCTGGCCGGGCTCGTGGGGGGCAAGCCCGCCGGCGACCCGGTCGCCGCGGCCCGGACCCTGCTGGAGATCGTCGACTCCGACGACCCGCCCCTGCGGGTGCTCTTCGGCCAGGGTTTCCACGACATGATCGAGCAGGTCTACGCCGAGCGGCTCAAGACCTGGGCCGACGGGCGGGACCTCTCGATCGCGGCGCACGGCAACCTCGGGCAGACCGCGCCCGCGGTCTGA
- a CDS encoding helix-turn-helix transcriptional regulator: MSDVVFEQRFEQWLRLTGLDRLDLEALARYALRSSNRGAEKAELLEEVIRWLQGEDTAGAVPPLLLDFLDEYTAAASRAADELRLVTNTLIASAEPEAGIPRQRARLTDREREVLALLAHALSNRLIAARLSISEKTVKNHITSVFAKLGVSSRSEALVVALHEGLLKNWVPNRVKSRLGGS; this comes from the coding sequence ATGTCCGATGTCGTCTTCGAGCAGCGGTTCGAGCAGTGGCTGCGCCTGACCGGCCTGGACAGGCTCGACCTGGAAGCACTGGCCCGCTACGCCCTGAGATCGTCGAATCGGGGCGCGGAAAAGGCCGAACTGCTCGAAGAGGTCATCCGGTGGTTACAGGGGGAGGACACCGCGGGGGCCGTTCCCCCGTTGCTCCTCGATTTCCTCGACGAGTACACCGCGGCCGCCAGCCGGGCCGCGGACGAACTGCGGCTGGTCACCAACACGCTGATCGCGAGCGCCGAACCGGAGGCGGGAATTCCCCGGCAGCGGGCCCGGCTCACCGACCGCGAGCGCGAGGTGCTGGCCCTCCTCGCGCACGCGCTGTCCAACCGGTTGATCGCGGCCAGGCTGAGCATTTCGGAGAAGACCGTGAAGAACCACATCACCTCCGTGTTCGCCAAGCTCGGCGTGTCCAGCCGCAGCGAGGCCCTGGTCGTCGCGCTCCACGAGGGCCTGCTGAAGAACTGGGTCCCGAACCGGGTGAAGAGCCGGCTGGGCGGTTCCTGA
- a CDS encoding pyridoxal-phosphate dependent enzyme, translated as MIDALLNLSAHCPGTVLDPETDEPITLDRLAAVLPPSLAGLELSTDPLVPVPEPLRERFARYRPTPLFEARAFAEAVGNGCRVFVKDEGATPSGNHKANSAWWVAYHCARDGIGRITTETTGNWGIALALAAAEFDLEVLCFIDAASLRARPDRAELMRAAGARVEVVHPDDDARFDPLVLSANHAVEHTRRQPGARYVFGSVYNYFILPQTIVGLEAREQLGDLRPDVVVGSCGGGANLLGVSGTFLADRLAGADGPEVVCAESELCPIVSKGVWGRYSIDDQGFYPKLRTYGLERLLGTDYIGGLGSTIVAAPVARCHAEGLIRTTTVGVDQARVAAALFAETEGPRVALETGYQLAAVIAEAHRAPDRSILVNISSVGAAATFA; from the coding sequence TTGATCGACGCGCTGCTGAACCTGTCCGCGCACTGCCCGGGCACCGTGCTGGACCCGGAGACGGACGAACCGATCACCCTGGACCGGCTCGCCGCCGTGCTGCCGCCCTCCCTCGCCGGGCTGGAGCTGTCCACCGACCCCCTGGTGCCCGTGCCCGAACCGCTGCGGGAGAGGTTCGCGCGCTACCGCCCGACCCCGCTGTTCGAGGCGAGGGCGTTCGCCGAGGCGGTCGGCAACGGCTGCCGGGTGTTCGTCAAGGACGAGGGCGCGACGCCCTCGGGCAACCACAAGGCGAACAGCGCCTGGTGGGTCGCGTACCACTGCGCGCGGGACGGCATCGGGAGGATCACCACCGAGACGACGGGCAACTGGGGGATCGCCCTGGCCCTGGCGGCGGCCGAGTTCGACCTGGAGGTGCTCTGCTTCATCGACGCGGCCAGCCTGCGGGCGCGGCCCGACCGCGCGGAGCTGATGCGGGCCGCCGGCGCCCGGGTGGAGGTGGTCCACCCCGACGACGACGCCCGGTTCGACCCGCTCGTGCTGTCCGCCAACCACGCGGTCGAGCACACCCGGCGGCAGCCGGGTGCCCGCTACGTGTTCGGCAGCGTCTACAACTACTTCATCCTGCCGCAGACGATCGTCGGGTTGGAGGCGCGCGAACAGCTCGGCGACCTGCGGCCGGACGTGGTGGTGGGCAGTTGCGGCGGCGGGGCCAACCTGCTCGGCGTCTCGGGGACCTTCCTCGCCGACCGGCTGGCCGGGGCGGACGGGCCCGAGGTGGTGTGCGCCGAGTCCGAGCTGTGCCCGATCGTCAGCAAGGGCGTGTGGGGCCGGTACTCGATCGACGACCAGGGCTTCTACCCGAAACTGCGCACGTACGGGTTGGAACGGCTGCTCGGCACCGACTACATCGGCGGCCTCGGGTCCACGATCGTGGCGGCCCCGGTCGCCCGCTGCCACGCCGAGGGCCTGATCCGGACCACCACGGTCGGCGTCGACCAGGCGCGGGTCGCCGCCGCGCTGTTCGCCGAGACCGAGGGCCCCCGGGTGGCCCTGGAGACCGGGTACCAGCTGGCCGCGGTGATCGCCGAGGCGCACCGCGCCCCGGACCGGTCGATCCTGGTGAACATCAGCTCGGTCGGGGCGGCCGCCACATTCGCCTGA
- the cmdF gene encoding tyrosine 2,3-aminomutase, whose product MIVLDGYGLSPEQLSAIALDGERVEVAADSAAALRATFERVQRWGEQRVPVYGVNTGFGELAHVVVGPEWQTELQVNLLRNHATGVGAVFDEGVTRAILAARLNCLARGYSGASPAVVRMLVEFLNRGVHPLIPQQGSLGASGDISPLCHMALPIIGEGEVVHGGARRDSAGVLAELGLEPVTLGFKEGLALINGTSASTGAAAVALVRAEALLRLAVFLSGLYVQCLRGSTRAFDARGHELKGHPGQIAVAASLRDLLEGSDLTREHVELMEEISSRTRDTVGVVDAGVYIQSAYTLRCVPQVLGPVHDTMRYCRSVLTRELNSSNDNPLIFDTAEESFHGGNFHGQYVGMACDYLGVALTELGVLAERQVNRLVDPHLNGELTDFLALDDSGLSSGLSGTQYLATSIAAENLDLAAPASVKTLPSNAGNQDIVSMSLNSARKALTLCENVGTMLAVLAGCLFQASHVLGPQRLSPAAAAWHSALAERVTAYRDEAPVYRMVDRVREFAVSGEGRQLVGKFVDLTATDPVETP is encoded by the coding sequence ATGATCGTCCTCGACGGCTACGGCCTCAGCCCGGAACAGCTGTCCGCGATCGCCCTGGACGGCGAGCGGGTGGAGGTGGCGGCGGACAGCGCCGCGGCGCTGCGCGCCACGTTCGAGCGGGTGCAGCGCTGGGGCGAGCAGCGGGTGCCCGTCTACGGGGTCAACACCGGCTTCGGCGAGCTGGCGCACGTGGTGGTCGGTCCGGAGTGGCAGACCGAGCTCCAGGTGAACCTGCTGCGCAACCACGCCACCGGGGTCGGTGCGGTGTTCGACGAGGGGGTGACCCGGGCGATCCTGGCCGCCCGGCTGAACTGCCTGGCCCGCGGCTACTCGGGGGCCAGCCCGGCCGTGGTGCGGATGCTGGTGGAGTTCCTCAACCGCGGGGTGCACCCGCTGATCCCGCAGCAGGGCTCGCTGGGCGCCAGCGGGGACATCTCCCCGCTGTGCCACATGGCGCTGCCGATCATCGGCGAGGGGGAGGTGGTGCACGGCGGCGCGCGGCGGGACAGCGCCGGCGTGCTCGCCGAACTCGGCCTGGAGCCGGTGACCCTGGGCTTCAAGGAGGGGCTGGCGCTGATCAACGGCACCTCGGCGTCCACCGGGGCCGCCGCCGTGGCGCTGGTGCGGGCGGAGGCCCTGCTCCGGCTCGCGGTGTTCCTCTCCGGCCTGTACGTGCAGTGCCTGCGCGGCAGCACCAGGGCGTTCGACGCCCGCGGCCACGAGCTGAAGGGCCACCCCGGCCAGATCGCCGTGGCGGCGTCGCTGCGCGACCTGCTCGAAGGCAGCGACCTGACCCGCGAGCACGTCGAGCTGATGGAGGAGATCAGCTCGCGCACCCGGGACACCGTGGGCGTGGTCGACGCCGGGGTCTACATCCAGTCCGCCTACACGCTGCGCTGCGTGCCCCAGGTGCTCGGCCCGGTCCACGACACCATGCGGTACTGCCGGAGCGTGCTGACCCGCGAGCTGAACTCCTCCAACGACAACCCGCTGATCTTCGACACCGCCGAGGAGTCCTTCCACGGCGGCAACTTCCACGGCCAGTACGTCGGCATGGCCTGCGACTACCTCGGTGTCGCGCTGACCGAGCTGGGCGTGCTCGCCGAGCGGCAGGTCAACCGCCTGGTCGACCCCCACCTCAACGGCGAGCTGACCGACTTCCTCGCCCTCGACGACAGCGGGCTGTCCTCCGGGCTGAGCGGCACCCAGTACCTGGCCACCAGCATCGCCGCCGAGAACCTCGACCTGGCCGCGCCCGCGTCGGTCAAGACGCTGCCCTCCAACGCCGGCAACCAGGACATCGTGAGCATGAGCCTGAACTCGGCGCGCAAGGCGCTGACCCTGTGCGAGAACGTCGGCACCATGCTCGCCGTGCTGGCCGGCTGCCTGTTCCAGGCGAGCCACGTGCTCGGCCCGCAGCGGCTCAGCCCGGCGGCCGCGGCCTGGCACTCGGCGCTGGCCGAGCGCGTGACCGCCTACCGGGACGAGGCGCCGGTCTACCGGATGGTCGACCGGGTCAGGGAGTTCGCGGTGAGCGGGGAAGGCCGGCAGCTCGTCGGGAAGTTCGTGGACCTGACCGCAACCGATCCCGTGGAGACGCCTTGA